Proteins co-encoded in one Nicotiana sylvestris chromosome 7, ASM39365v2, whole genome shotgun sequence genomic window:
- the LOC138873427 gene encoding secreted RxLR effector protein 161-like encodes MEQLQEIRLTDQTKPKWNHDPLAEICKGADQKFKMDESKEIDTLIATATKLDIDELGSPVDQKLYRGMIGSLLYLNASRPDIVFSAGLCARFQANPKESHLAAVKRILRYLKGATDLYPWYPKGSNFNLVGYADADYTGFLVDRKSTSGMAHFLGSFLVSWSTKKKTSVALSTTEAEYIVDASCCAQSLWIKQQLVDFGIEVGCIPIFCYH; translated from the exons atggaacagttacaagaaataag gcttacagatcaaacaaagcccaaatggaaccatgatccattagCAGAAATATGCAAAGGAGCTGatcaaaagtttaaaatggatgaatcaaaggaaatagacaccctcattgcaactgccactaaattagacatagatgaacttGGTTCacctgttgatcagaagttgtataggggtatgattggttcacttctGTATCTTAAtgccagcagacctgacatagttttcagtgcagggctttgtgctcgctttcaggctaatccaaaggaatctcacttggctgctgtcaagaggatactgagatatttgaaaggcgcTACTGATCTGTATCcttggtaccctaaaggtagtaatttcaatctagtagggtatgctgatgctgattacacaggtttccttgtggataggaaaagcacctcaggtatggctcattttcttggttcatttCTTGTATCATGGTCCACTAAAAAGAAAacttcagtggccttatccactactGAGGCTGAATATATTGTtgatgcctcttgttgtgctcaatcgctgtggatcaaacagcagctggtagattttggcattgaagttggttgcattcccaTCTTCTGTTATCACTAg